In one window of Romboutsia hominis DNA:
- a CDS encoding DUF1659 domain-containing protein: MAVVATKNLSGLKIRFDCGMDDVTGKTKVKSKTYSNVDPEATDDDVYAVGSVIASLQNNTLLEVAIIDNTTLSE; the protein is encoded by the coding sequence ATGGCAGTAGTAGCAACTAAAAATCTATCAGGATTAAAGATAAGATTTGACTGTGGTATGGATGATGTAACTGGAAAGACAAAGGTAAAAAGTAAGACTTACTCTAATGTTGACCCAGAAGCAACAGATGATGATGTATATGCTGTTGGATCTGTTATAGCATCACTTCAAAATAATACGTTACTTGAAGTAGCTATAATAGATAACACTACATTATCAGAATAG
- a CDS encoding DUF2922 domain-containing protein, with amino-acid sequence MEITKKLLMSFMTTSGKKVSISVDDPRENLTESEIKTAMTTILSKNIFKPGGENFASLVEAKVVETGTTEYDLVL; translated from the coding sequence ATGGAAATTACAAAGAAATTATTAATGAGCTTTATGACAACATCAGGAAAAAAAGTTTCTATATCAGTAGATGACCCTAGAGAAAATTTAACTGAATCAGAGATAAAAACAGCTATGACTACTATACTTTCTAAAAATATATTTAAACCAGGTGGAGAAAACTTTGCATCTTTAGTAGAGGCTAAAGTTGTTGAAACTGGAACTACTGAGTACGACTTGGTTTTATAG
- a CDS encoding YvrJ family protein, protein MNSELQNLIASVGFPIALSMYLLVRIEGKLQVLSDSINELSKNIIGMK, encoded by the coding sequence ATGAATTCTGAATTACAAAATCTTATAGCTTCTGTTGGCTTTCCTATAGCCCTTAGTATGTATTTGCTTGTAAGGATTGAAGGAAAGCTTCAGGTTCTATCTGATAGTATTAATGAGTTATCTAAAAATATAATAGGAATGAAATAA
- a CDS encoding PD-(D/E)XK nuclease family protein, producing the protein MNIVNLLGITYKEDIISNLIVGLINESKVFRNSFIKNILNIENPSDFKVKAYTRIATSAGIPDIIVTLENEKDSRLLIVENKLKADEGFNQTLRYSDEKCIEDLVDNKLLELKNKDLTTEFIFLTLIPEQIPTGDKFKNITYKDLIENVDVDIEDEVLKRVYCDFVSILKDFYKDLDINEYDKLIDSCFNEEDKTRAFIKFKNIVKNINGKSGLSVREIGKAGGNGRLSYYAKISKDSWIGKEEARFINNTYKITKDCYDIHLEASFDIFNKKMTLPLHYEPRPYIPRKRLIEKTNEEDYQKYITKRDYVKGLVHNEIHELGDSNIKPYNGSNTIASINIPIDENITIKEFIESIEKYMIIVENIVDKCLK; encoded by the coding sequence ATGAATATAGTAAACTTATTAGGAATAACGTACAAAGAAGATATAATAAGCAACTTAATAGTTGGATTAATAAATGAATCTAAAGTATTTAGAAACTCATTTATTAAAAATATTTTAAATATAGAAAATCCATCAGATTTTAAAGTTAAGGCTTATACAAGAATAGCAACATCAGCTGGTATTCCAGATATAATTGTAACATTAGAAAATGAAAAAGATTCAAGATTATTAATAGTGGAAAATAAGTTAAAGGCAGATGAAGGGTTTAATCAAACTTTAAGGTATTCAGATGAAAAATGTATAGAGGATTTAGTAGATAATAAGTTATTGGAATTAAAAAATAAAGATTTAACAACAGAGTTTATATTTTTAACTTTAATTCCTGAACAAATACCTACTGGGGATAAATTTAAAAACATAACATATAAAGATTTAATTGAAAATGTAGACGTAGATATTGAAGATGAAGTATTAAAAAGAGTATATTGTGATTTTGTATCAATATTAAAAGATTTCTATAAAGATTTAGATATTAATGAATATGATAAACTTATAGATAGTTGTTTTAATGAAGAAGATAAAACTAGGGCATTTATAAAGTTTAAAAATATAGTAAAAAATATAAACGGTAAAAGTGGACTAAGTGTTAGAGAAATTGGAAAGGCAGGTGGAAATGGTAGGTTAAGTTATTATGCAAAAATATCTAAAGATAGTTGGATAGGAAAAGAGGAAGCACGATTTATAAATAATACTTATAAAATAACAAAAGATTGTTATGATATACATCTAGAAGCATCTTTTGATATTTTTAATAAAAAGATGACATTACCTCTACATTATGAACCTAGACCATATATACCTAGAAAAAGATTAATAGAAAAAACAAATGAAGAAGATTATCAAAAATATATAACTAAAAGAGATTATGTAAAAGGTTTAGTACATAATGAAATTCATGAGCTTGGAGATAGTAATATAAAACCTTACAACGGGTCTAACACGATAGCATCTATTAATATACCAATAGATGAAAATATCACAATTAAAGAGTTTATAGAGTCAATTGAAAAGTATATGATTATAGTAGAAAACATAGTAGATAAGTGTTTAAAGTAG
- a CDS encoding DUF4829 domain-containing protein, giving the protein MKKLIICLCFILSIFSLVGCNKGKVSNDIKIEVSESTKFSKEEIDNAIKCVKDNFSFEGSTLTKIWYDEEKSNHWVDAYLEYGRGLENGARAENVIVLLSDFDVDGSGDNPVLEPNTTYTDYQWTLIRDNKAGNWKIDGSGY; this is encoded by the coding sequence ATGAAAAAACTTATTATATGTCTTTGTTTTATATTATCAATATTTTCATTAGTTGGCTGTAATAAAGGAAAAGTATCTAATGATATTAAAATTGAAGTTAGTGAATCTACTAAATTTTCTAAAGAGGAAATAGATAATGCAATTAAATGTGTTAAAGATAATTTTAGTTTTGAAGGATCTACTTTAACAAAGATATGGTATGATGAAGAGAAATCTAATCATTGGGTTGATGCTTATTTAGAATATGGACGTGGTTTGGAAAATGGAGCTAGGGCAGAAAATGTTATTGTTTTACTATCAGATTTTGATGTTGATGGCTCTGGTGACAATCCTGTTTTAGAGCCAAATACCACATACACAGACTATCAATGGACATTGATAAGAGATAATAAAGCAGGCAATTGGAAAATTGATGGTTCGGGTTATTAG
- a CDS encoding ATP-binding protein has product MSLKNLNVPQNMKKRMEYFIKSQVKNNLESLEKNLKEYRCYKCRDMTFIINDGVAIPCSCRKVREAEDILKKSGISEKFRNKRFDNFDYSVDMILMDAYKKASDYVKFFNEIENDRGNSIMFLGQVGSGKTHLSLAICNELMDSGVGVVYMGYRDVITRLKQNIMDEVYYNNVMNRYKNARVLLIDDLFKGRISHSDVNIIFEIVNHRYFNNLPVIVSCEKKVSELIDIDEAIGSRIVEMCGDYICEIRGKKLNYRMRG; this is encoded by the coding sequence ATGAGTTTAAAAAATTTAAATGTACCACAAAATATGAAAAAGAGGATGGAGTACTTTATAAAAAGCCAAGTGAAGAACAACTTAGAAAGTTTAGAGAAGAACTTAAAAGAATATAGATGTTATAAGTGTAGAGATATGACTTTTATTATAAATGATGGTGTAGCAATTCCTTGTAGTTGTAGAAAAGTTAGAGAAGCTGAAGATATTTTAAAAAAGAGTGGAATAAGTGAAAAGTTTAGAAATAAAAGATTTGATAACTTTGACTACTCAGTAGATATGATTCTAATGGATGCTTATAAAAAGGCTAGTGATTATGTAAAGTTTTTTAATGAAATTGAAAATGATAGAGGAAATTCTATTATGTTTTTAGGACAAGTAGGCTCTGGTAAGACTCACTTAAGTCTTGCTATTTGTAATGAGCTTATGGATAGTGGTGTTGGTGTTGTGTATATGGGTTATAGGGATGTTATAACTAGGCTTAAGCAAAATATTATGGATGAAGTTTATTATAACAATGTTATGAATAGGTATAAAAATGCTAGAGTCCTTTTGATTGATGATTTGTTTAAGGGTAGGATAAGCCATAGTGATGTTAATATTATTTTTGAGATTGTAAATCATAGATATTTTAATAATTTGCCTGTTATTGTTAGTTGTGAAAAGAAAGTTAGTGAGCTTATAGATATTGATGAGGCTATTGGTAGTAGGATTGTTGAGATGTGTGGTGATTATATTTGTGAGATTAGAGGAAAGAAGCTTAATTATAGGATGAGGGGATAG
- a CDS encoding replication protein — protein MAVYRHIHIDYWQDGFVLDLTPEEKYFYIYLMTNSKTSQCGIYELPKRIIETETGYNRETVEKLLKRFEDYGKIIYSEESKEIFIKNWLKHNKVVSPKVKKCVEKELLDIKSIDLINLFLKECHRYGYAIDIKNKNITTMDSVSIPITKVENNFEYGYGEKEKQKEKQKEKEKYRDDEINRGGSDGKYKNEFKKFKCTTKYEKEDGVLYKKPSEEQLRKFREELKRI, from the coding sequence ATGGCAGTTTATAGGCATATACACATAGATTATTGGCAAGATGGTTTTGTACTTGATTTAACACCAGAGGAGAAATATTTTTATATTTACCTTATGACAAATAGCAAGACTAGCCAATGTGGAATATATGAATTACCTAAAAGGATTATAGAAACAGAAACAGGATACAACAGAGAAACAGTAGAAAAGCTTCTTAAAAGATTTGAGGACTATGGAAAAATTATTTATAGTGAGGAAAGTAAGGAGATTTTTATTAAGAATTGGCTTAAGCACAACAAGGTGGTAAGTCCAAAGGTTAAAAAATGCGTAGAAAAAGAACTTTTAGATATTAAAAGCATTGACCTTATAAATTTATTTTTAAAAGAATGTCATAGGTATGGATACGCTATAGACATAAAAAATAAAAATATTACCACTATGGATAGTGTATCTATACCCATAACTAAAGTAGAAAATAACTTTGAGTATGGGTATGGGGAAAAAGAAAAACAAAAAGAAAAACAAAAAGAAAAAGAAAAATATAGAGATGATGAGATAAATAGGGGTGGTAGTGATGGAAAGTATAAAAATGAGTTTAAAAAATTTAAATGTACCACAAAATATGAAAAAGAGGATGGAGTACTTTATAAAAAGCCAAGTGAAGAACAACTTAGAAAGTTTAGAGAAGAACTTAAAAGAATATAG
- a CDS encoding YqaJ viral recombinase family protein, whose translation MRKFLEANITHNTKKMSKYEWLKERGKGIGGSDASSVVGLNPYKSSVSVYLEKLNYIKNNINNIDDKTINSMLNKNTQHIEDTIYTNYKIELGNKLKDFVAKEFALKTNKKVRNINGILKNDKYPFAIANIDRAIVGEKAFLECKVSGSYFKGEWKNGVPINYKVQCYHYMAVTGATHCYVAALIGNEDLVIHKIDRDEEIIEDIMKLEKMFWEKCVLGDNIPIPDGSDDYSKVLKNLYKESKEEEIILFEKENYLNRYDDVVGLIKELDSEKKAIEQYIQSQMKEYEIAYIGDRKISWKKQSKNILDSKRLKKEHPDLAKKYMKTTTSRVFRI comes from the coding sequence ATGAGAAAATTTTTAGAGGCTAATATAACTCATAATACAAAGAAAATGAGTAAATATGAGTGGTTAAAGGAAAGGGGAAAAGGTATAGGTGGAAGTGATGCATCTAGCGTAGTTGGGCTTAATCCATACAAAAGCTCTGTAAGTGTATATTTAGAAAAACTTAACTATATAAAAAATAACATAAACAATATAGATGATAAAACTATAAATAGTATGTTAAATAAAAATACACAACATATTGAAGATACTATTTATACAAATTACAAAATAGAGCTAGGTAATAAGTTAAAGGATTTTGTAGCTAAGGAATTTGCCTTAAAAACTAATAAGAAAGTCAGAAATATTAATGGGATACTTAAAAATGATAAATATCCATTTGCAATAGCAAATATTGATAGAGCTATTGTAGGAGAAAAAGCATTTTTAGAGTGCAAGGTAAGTGGAAGCTACTTTAAAGGAGAATGGAAAAATGGGGTGCCAATTAATTATAAAGTACAATGTTATCATTATATGGCAGTTACAGGAGCTACTCATTGTTATGTAGCAGCACTTATAGGTAATGAAGATTTGGTTATTCATAAGATTGATAGAGATGAAGAAATAATAGAAGATATTATGAAGTTAGAGAAAATGTTTTGGGAAAAGTGTGTACTAGGAGATAATATCCCAATACCAGATGGAAGTGATGATTATTCAAAGGTACTTAAAAATCTTTATAAAGAAAGCAAAGAAGAAGAGATAATACTATTTGAAAAGGAAAATTACTTAAATAGATATGATGATGTAGTAGGTCTTATAAAAGAGTTAGATAGTGAGAAAAAGGCTATAGAACAATATATACAAAGTCAAATGAAAGAGTATGAAATAGCTTATATTGGGGATAGAAAAATTAGTTGGAAAAAGCAAAGTAAAAATATATTAGATTCTAAAAGATTAAAAAAAGAACATCCTGATTTAGCTAAAAAGTACATGAAAACTACTACATCAAGAGTGTTTAGAATTTAA